From a single Micromonospora sp. WMMD1102 genomic region:
- a CDS encoding response regulator transcription factor, whose translation MTTVLIADDQQLQRMGFRMLLDGTPEMTVVGEASGGADAVRMAEQTRPDVVLMDVRMPGMDGIEATRRITSAGSRTRVLMLTTFDLDEYVYAGLRAGASGFLLKDARPEELIAGIRAVASGDSVVAPSLTRKLMNAYLQDPAPTARADPRLSSLSEREREVLEAIGQGATNTEIAERFTLTESTVKKHVGRVLAKIGARDRIQAVIFAYDNGLVRPRA comes from the coding sequence ATGACCACCGTGTTGATCGCCGACGACCAGCAGTTGCAGCGCATGGGGTTCAGGATGCTGCTCGACGGCACCCCCGAGATGACAGTGGTCGGCGAAGCCTCGGGCGGCGCCGACGCCGTGCGGATGGCGGAACAGACCCGCCCTGACGTGGTGTTGATGGACGTCCGCATGCCCGGCATGGACGGCATCGAGGCCACCCGCCGGATCACCTCGGCTGGCTCGCGCACCCGCGTACTGATGCTGACCACCTTCGACCTGGACGAATACGTCTACGCGGGACTGCGAGCCGGCGCGAGCGGCTTCCTACTCAAGGACGCCCGCCCCGAGGAGCTGATCGCCGGCATCCGCGCCGTCGCGAGCGGCGATTCGGTGGTGGCTCCCAGCCTGACCCGCAAGCTGATGAACGCCTACCTCCAGGATCCGGCGCCGACCGCACGTGCGGATCCCCGCCTGAGCAGCCTGAGCGAGCGAGAGCGAGAGGTCCTGGAGGCGATCGGCCAGGGCGCCACCAACACCGAGATCGCCGAACGTTTCACCCTCACCGAATCCACGGTGAAGAAGCACGTCGGACGCGTCCTGGCCAAGATCGGCGCGCGGGACCGGATCCAGGCGGTCATCTTCGCGTACGACAACGGCCTGGTCCGACCACGCGCCTGA
- a CDS encoding MerR family transcriptional regulator, translated as MRIGELAARTGVSVRSLRYYEEQGLLTSLRSPSGHRRYSEGQVERILLIQRLFSAGLSSRTIVDLLPCVDAPSADASEAALERMRQERHRLDVHIEDLVKTRAVLDELIAANRAYRSELASA; from the coding sequence ATTCGGATCGGTGAGCTCGCCGCCCGCACCGGGGTCAGCGTGCGATCCCTGCGCTACTACGAGGAGCAGGGCCTGCTCACCAGCCTGCGCAGCCCGAGCGGGCACCGCCGCTACTCCGAGGGCCAGGTCGAGCGGATCCTCCTCATCCAGCGGCTGTTCTCCGCCGGCCTGAGCAGCCGGACAATCGTCGATCTCCTGCCCTGCGTCGACGCCCCGAGTGCGGACGCCTCCGAGGCGGCGCTGGAGCGGATGCGTCAGGAGCGGCACCGGCTCGACGTGCACATCGAAGACCTGGTCAAGACCCGTGCGGTACTCGACGAACTGATCGCCGCCAACCGCGCCTACCGTAGCGAACTCGCCAGCGCGTGA
- the bla gene encoding class A beta-lactamase gives MVLTTHRLVAAVAAMSLAACGPADAAEQPTHDRGMTPTATASTPTATASTSAATDRDREFRRLEQRYDARLGIYAIDTGTGRTVGHRADERFGYASTYKALAAAEVLDETTDAELDRVVRYSADDLVTYSPITERHVAEGMTLRAIADAAVRHSDNTAGNLLLRHLGGPQRFERKLRGIGDRVTDAARYETELNEARPGDRRDTSTPRALAEDLRRYAVGDALDPADRDILNNWLRGNTTGAALIRAGVPEGWVVGDKTGAGGYGTRNDIAVIWPPDRAPIVLAVLSSRDEQDASYDDALIARAAEIVVSGW, from the coding sequence ATGGTTCTTACGACACACCGTCTGGTGGCCGCGGTGGCGGCGATGTCCCTGGCCGCGTGCGGCCCGGCTGACGCCGCCGAGCAGCCGACGCACGACCGCGGAATGACGCCCACGGCCACCGCGTCCACGCCCACGGCCACCGCGTCCACGTCCGCCGCCACCGACCGGGACCGCGAGTTCCGACGGCTGGAGCAGAGGTACGACGCGCGGCTGGGAATCTACGCGATCGACACCGGCACCGGCCGGACCGTGGGTCACCGGGCCGACGAGAGGTTCGGCTACGCCTCGACGTACAAGGCGTTGGCCGCCGCCGAGGTCCTCGACGAGACCACGGACGCCGAGCTGGACCGGGTGGTGCGGTACTCGGCAGACGACCTGGTGACCTACTCGCCGATCACCGAGCGGCATGTCGCGGAGGGCATGACGCTGCGGGCCATCGCCGACGCCGCGGTCCGACACAGCGACAACACCGCCGGCAACCTGCTGTTGCGCCATCTCGGCGGACCGCAACGGTTCGAGAGAAAGCTGCGCGGGATCGGCGACCGGGTCACGGACGCCGCACGCTACGAGACCGAACTCAACGAGGCCCGGCCCGGCGACCGGCGGGACACCAGCACACCCCGGGCGCTCGCCGAAGACCTGCGCCGGTACGCCGTCGGCGACGCCCTCGACCCGGCGGACCGCGACATCCTCAACAACTGGCTGCGGGGCAACACCACCGGCGCCGCGCTGATCCGCGCCGGCGTTCCCGAGGGCTGGGTCGTCGGTGACAAGACCGGGGCCGGCGGATACGGCACCCGCAACGACATCGCGGTGATCTGGCCACCGGACCGCGCGCCGATCGTCCTCGCGGTGCTGTCCAGCCGCGACGAACAGGACGCCAGCTACGACGACGCCCTCATCGCCCGGGCGGCGGAGATCGTGGTCTCCGGGTGGTGA
- a CDS encoding TetR/AcrR family transcriptional regulator, whose amino-acid sequence MARTESAPRPSEARRRLLSTASRIFYAEGIHSVGVDRIIAEAEVTRATFYRHFPSKEDLVLTYLQGVDAAIRAQVNGAVSGDLPAGDTVRAVAASIAEGIRSPGFRGCAFLNAVAEYPDPESPVRQLVLSHRQWFHDTMHTLLARVHKSEAEAAAQHFVMLRDGAMAAGCLFDPVLICETFLRGVDGLVTTHDARRPA is encoded by the coding sequence ATGGCGCGTACCGAATCCGCACCCCGGCCCTCGGAGGCACGACGCCGGCTGCTCAGCACGGCGTCCAGGATCTTCTACGCGGAGGGTATCCACTCGGTCGGCGTCGACCGGATCATCGCCGAGGCGGAGGTCACCCGGGCCACCTTCTATCGGCACTTCCCCAGCAAGGAGGACCTCGTCCTCACCTACCTACAGGGCGTCGACGCGGCCATCCGCGCCCAGGTCAACGGGGCCGTGTCCGGCGACCTCCCGGCGGGTGACACCGTCCGGGCCGTCGCGGCGTCGATCGCCGAGGGCATCCGGTCGCCCGGCTTCCGCGGATGCGCCTTCCTGAACGCCGTGGCCGAATATCCGGACCCGGAAAGTCCCGTACGCCAACTGGTCCTCTCACACCGGCAGTGGTTCCACGACACGATGCACACCCTGCTGGCCCGCGTGCACAAGAGCGAGGCCGAGGCCGCCGCACAGCACTTCGTCATGCTGCGCGACGGGGCCATGGCGGCCGGCTGCCTGTTCGACCCGGTCCTGATCTGCGAAACCTTTCTCCGTGGTGTCGACGGGCTCGTCACGACGCACGACGCGCGCCGGCCCGCCTGA
- a CDS encoding FAD-dependent oxidoreductase — translation MPDTTFDVVVIGAGPVGENVADRVVRGGLTVAIVERELVGGECSYWACLPIKALLRSASALRAARRLPGAREAVTGDLDPAAVLRRRDAIASDWKDDAQSSWLDSAGIALFRGQGRIDADRVVEVTGAGGVATTLTARHAVVVATGSGALVPDISGLAAARPWTSREAAAAPEVPARLAILGGGVVATEMATAYASLGSVVTVLARDGVLPLAEPFAGELVSRSLRESGVSVRPDAEAVSVTRDGQGKVHLTLADGG, via the coding sequence GTGCCGGACACGACGTTCGACGTGGTCGTGATCGGTGCCGGGCCGGTCGGAGAGAACGTCGCCGACCGGGTCGTCCGGGGTGGTCTGACCGTTGCGATCGTGGAGCGGGAGCTGGTCGGTGGTGAGTGCTCGTACTGGGCGTGTTTGCCGATTAAGGCGTTGCTGCGCAGCGCGTCGGCGTTGCGGGCCGCCCGCCGGTTGCCCGGCGCCCGCGAGGCGGTCACCGGCGACCTCGATCCGGCAGCCGTGCTGCGGCGCCGGGACGCGATCGCCTCGGATTGGAAGGACGACGCGCAGTCGTCCTGGCTCGACTCGGCCGGAATCGCGCTGTTCCGTGGCCAGGGGCGGATCGATGCCGATCGGGTCGTCGAGGTGACCGGTGCCGGCGGTGTCGCGACGACGCTGACCGCGCGGCATGCGGTGGTCGTCGCGACCGGCAGCGGCGCGCTGGTTCCCGACATCAGCGGCCTGGCCGCGGCCCGGCCCTGGACCAGCAGGGAGGCCGCCGCCGCACCCGAGGTGCCGGCCCGGCTGGCGATCCTCGGCGGAGGCGTGGTGGCCACCGAGATGGCGACGGCGTACGCGAGTCTGGGATCCGTGGTCACCGTGCTGGCCCGGGACGGTGTGCTGCCGCTGGCCGAGCCGTTCGCCGGCGAACTGGTCAGCAGGTCGCTGCGCGAGTCCGGTGTCTCGGTGCGACCGGATGCCGAGGCGGTGTCGGTGACCCGGGACGGCCAGGGCAAGGTGCACCTCACGCTCGCCGACGGCGGGTAG
- a CDS encoding PQQ-dependent sugar dehydrogenase has protein sequence MPPARAAADTTPPTPPSNLRSTRTTCQSVTLTWSASRDDVGVAFYDIYHDGQHVTAVNGTTLTATLTAVQGSTWGWYVNARDAAGNVSQASATLTITPPFCERDRERPSTPTDLAASVNGTDVTLTWSASSDNVAVTGYTILRDGAAVGSIAGTAAKPPGTSFTDTGLAVDTDFRYTVVARDAQGNSSATSSAVTVHTGPACTSAVCGTAVITTEEDLPWGLVQLPDGSVLYGRRDLFDIVATNPDGTEKRSIGTVPGTAGTSGEGGVLGLAVSPDFASDRWLYVYHTTTTDNRIVRIRYDTTLRTDTVQVLVNGIPRNKYHNGGRLRFGPDGMLYAATGDGQTPDRAQDVDDPAGKVLRLGPDGAVPSDNPFGNHVWSYGHRNPQGLAFDSRGRLFEQEFGNNVLDETNIIVRGGNYGWPACEGTVGDCANPNFVAPIHTYPVADASCSGIAIVRDVLYTACLRGNRMYRAVISGDTLTDIQQYFVGTYLRLRTVEPTLDGNLWLTTSTGGDKDSIPNNSDEKILKVSLGDQRD, from the coding sequence GTGCCGCCCGCCCGGGCCGCCGCCGACACCACGCCGCCCACCCCGCCGAGCAACCTGCGCAGTACCCGGACGACCTGCCAATCCGTCACCCTTACCTGGTCCGCCTCCCGAGACGACGTCGGCGTCGCGTTCTACGACATCTACCACGACGGTCAGCACGTCACCGCGGTCAACGGCACCACCCTGACCGCCACCCTCACCGCCGTGCAGGGCAGCACCTGGGGCTGGTACGTCAACGCCCGCGACGCCGCCGGCAACGTGTCCCAGGCCAGCGCCACGCTCACCATCACGCCGCCGTTCTGCGAGCGCGACAGGGAGCGCCCCAGCACGCCGACCGACCTCGCCGCCAGCGTCAACGGCACGGACGTGACCCTCACCTGGTCGGCGTCGAGCGACAACGTCGCGGTCACCGGCTACACCATCCTGCGCGACGGCGCGGCGGTCGGTTCCATCGCGGGCACGGCCGCCAAACCACCCGGCACCTCGTTCACCGACACCGGGCTGGCCGTCGACACGGACTTCCGGTACACCGTCGTCGCCCGCGACGCCCAGGGCAACAGCTCGGCGACGAGCAGCGCGGTCACCGTGCACACCGGACCCGCCTGCACGAGCGCGGTCTGCGGCACCGCCGTGATCACCACCGAGGAGGACCTGCCCTGGGGGCTGGTGCAACTGCCGGACGGCAGCGTGCTCTACGGCCGGCGCGACCTGTTCGACATCGTCGCCACGAACCCGGACGGCACCGAGAAGCGCAGCATCGGCACGGTGCCGGGCACCGCGGGCACCAGCGGCGAGGGTGGCGTTCTCGGGCTGGCCGTGTCCCCCGACTTCGCCAGCGACCGGTGGCTGTACGTCTACCACACCACCACGACCGACAACCGGATCGTCCGGATCCGCTACGACACCACACTGCGCACCGACACCGTGCAGGTGCTCGTCAACGGCATCCCGCGCAACAAGTACCACAACGGCGGCCGGCTGCGCTTCGGCCCCGACGGCATGCTCTACGCCGCCACCGGAGACGGCCAGACTCCGGACCGGGCGCAGGACGTCGACGACCCGGCCGGCAAGGTGCTGCGGCTCGGTCCGGACGGCGCCGTCCCGTCGGACAACCCCTTCGGCAACCACGTGTGGAGCTACGGCCACCGCAACCCGCAGGGGCTGGCGTTCGACTCCCGGGGCCGGCTCTTCGAGCAGGAGTTCGGCAACAACGTCCTGGACGAGACGAACATCATCGTCCGGGGCGGCAACTACGGCTGGCCCGCCTGCGAGGGAACGGTCGGCGACTGCGCGAACCCGAACTTCGTGGCGCCGATCCACACGTACCCGGTCGCCGACGCGTCGTGCAGCGGCATCGCGATCGTGCGGGACGTGCTGTACACCGCCTGCCTGCGTGGCAACCGGATGTACCGCGCGGTGATCAGCGGCGACACGCTCACCGACATCCAGCAGTACTTCGTCGGCACGTACCTCCGGCTGCGCACGGTCGAGCCGACCCTCGACGGAAACCTGTGGTTGACCACGAGCACCGGCGGGGACAAGGACAGCATCCCGAACAACAGCGACGAGAAGATCCTCAAGGTGAGCCTCGGCGACCAGCGCGACTGA
- a CDS encoding helical backbone metal receptor, with translation MRVVSLVPSLTEAVAATLPGLLVGATDYCTHPADLDVPRVGGSKYPDLDRILALHPDVVLMNVEENQRSDAEAIEAAGVRVRLTYPRTVDQALDELADLLRELGSSREPGWLAQARTAWAAVGSTTPPRGVVVPVWRRPWIVAGGDTFTSDVLRRLGLRNLYTEAADRYPRPTLDDLRAAAPDLVVLPDEPYPFSPTDGPEAFPGIPCALVSGRHLTWYGPSLAEAPRLLAAQLARPAAESAD, from the coding sequence GTGCGGGTGGTGTCGTTGGTACCGTCGCTGACCGAAGCCGTCGCGGCAACCCTGCCCGGACTCCTCGTCGGCGCCACCGACTACTGCACCCACCCCGCCGACCTGGACGTGCCGCGCGTCGGCGGCAGCAAATACCCGGACCTCGACCGGATACTCGCCCTGCACCCCGACGTCGTACTCATGAACGTCGAGGAGAACCAGCGCTCCGACGCCGAGGCGATCGAGGCGGCCGGGGTACGAGTTCGGCTCACCTATCCGCGCACCGTCGACCAGGCCCTCGACGAACTCGCCGACCTGCTACGAGAGCTCGGCAGCAGCCGGGAACCCGGATGGCTGGCCCAGGCCCGCACCGCCTGGGCCGCCGTCGGTTCCACCACACCGCCGCGCGGCGTCGTCGTCCCCGTCTGGCGGCGACCGTGGATCGTGGCCGGCGGCGACACCTTCACCTCCGACGTGCTCCGCCGGCTCGGCCTGCGCAACCTCTACACCGAAGCCGCCGACCGGTACCCCCGGCCCACCCTCGACGACCTGCGTGCCGCAGCGCCAGACCTCGTCGTACTACCCGACGAGCCCTACCCGTTCTCCCCCACCGACGGCCCCGAGGCATTCCCCGGCATTCCCTGCGCCCTGGTCTCCGGCCGACATCTGACCTGGTACGGTCCCTCACTCGCGGAAGCACCCCGGCTCCTGGCCGCCCAGCTCGCCCGGCCGGCAGCCGAATCCGCTGACTGA
- a CDS encoding PQQ-dependent sugar dehydrogenase, with amino-acid sequence MSRRRRRPATTLAALLVLALSALLLPPASVAGTATAGTTPKRAVPLTELTVVSEQVAFGLRRPIALTGLPDGRMLIAEKDGTVRAYHPDTGLAAEPALDLTARIDTSGNERGLLGITPAPNFARTGILYVAYTSLPAGALTLARLPISAPERLQVLLTQEHAEYNNHNGGQVAFGRDGYLYWSLGDGGHANDPFKAGQDLGTLLGKILRIDVNRSCGAKPYCVPSDNPFVRTRGARPEIWLYGLRNPWRFSVDPVDGSLWIGDVGQGLVEEINHIRPWQGGANLGWSCREGTPVFDAEQCRSGVRYTDPVFEYEHFMTESCSVTGGVVYRGSATPEARGTYIASDYCSTLAFAVRPKPTGGYETATIGNFPIQPTAIDADVHGELYALSDLPGWLSRVRFERVQPAADGTAANR; translated from the coding sequence ATGTCGCGACGTCGTCGTCGGCCGGCCACCACCCTGGCCGCCCTGCTCGTGCTGGCCCTGTCCGCGCTCCTGTTGCCACCGGCGTCGGTGGCCGGCACCGCCACGGCCGGCACGACACCCAAGCGCGCGGTGCCACTCACCGAGCTGACCGTGGTGTCCGAACAGGTGGCTTTCGGCCTGCGGCGTCCGATCGCGCTCACCGGGCTGCCGGACGGCCGGATGCTGATCGCGGAGAAGGACGGCACCGTCCGCGCCTACCACCCCGACACCGGCCTGGCGGCCGAGCCGGCGCTCGACCTGACCGCCCGGATCGACACGTCGGGCAACGAGCGCGGCCTTCTCGGCATCACGCCGGCGCCGAACTTCGCGCGCACCGGGATCCTCTACGTGGCCTACACGAGCCTGCCGGCCGGCGCGCTGACCCTGGCGCGACTGCCCATCAGCGCCCCCGAGCGGCTGCAGGTGCTGCTCACCCAGGAGCACGCCGAGTACAACAACCACAACGGCGGCCAGGTGGCGTTCGGTCGCGACGGCTACCTCTACTGGTCCCTCGGCGACGGCGGCCACGCGAACGACCCGTTCAAGGCCGGTCAGGACCTCGGCACCCTGCTCGGCAAGATCCTGCGGATCGACGTCAACCGCAGCTGCGGCGCGAAGCCCTACTGCGTGCCCTCCGACAACCCGTTCGTCCGCACCCGCGGCGCGCGGCCGGAGATCTGGCTCTACGGGCTGCGCAACCCGTGGCGGTTCTCCGTCGACCCGGTCGACGGCTCGCTCTGGATCGGTGACGTCGGCCAGGGCCTGGTCGAGGAGATCAACCACATCCGCCCGTGGCAGGGAGGGGCGAACCTCGGCTGGTCGTGCCGGGAGGGCACTCCGGTCTTCGACGCCGAGCAGTGCCGGTCGGGCGTGCGGTACACCGACCCGGTCTTCGAGTACGAACACTTCATGACGGAGAGCTGCTCGGTGACCGGCGGCGTGGTGTACCGGGGATCCGCCACCCCGGAGGCGCGGGGCACCTACATCGCGAGCGACTACTGCTCGACCCTCGCCTTCGCCGTACGGCCCAAGCCCACGGGCGGCTACGAGACCGCGACGATCGGAAACTTCCCCATCCAGCCGACCGCGATCGACGCCGACGTGCACGGCGAGCTGTACGCGCTCAGTGACCTCCCGGGATGGCTGAGCCGGGTGCGGTTCGAGCGGGTCCAGCCCGCCGCCGACGGCACGGCGGCGAACCGCTGA
- a CDS encoding amidohydrolase family protein encodes MPRHAVRAARMFDGERLVDGGVLVLLDDGRITEVHRGRAEPPGGWPVRDEPDGTVLPGLIDAHVHLCADAGPDALGRLAERPEPDLDAVVEASLRAHLAAGVTTVRDLGDRRGAVLRWRDRGVHDELPTVLGSGAPVTSVGGHCWSLGGEASGVDGIREAVRLRAEAGADLVKVMASGGVFTPGTDTSRPQFTDQELTAALTRAHELGLPVTAHAHALGAVEQALRVGVDGIEHCTCVTATGAHVPDELADRLATAGVAVCATLGTDPAVVTPPEVVAMAARAGLSEATLRGGVTTLHRAGVRLVPGSDAGLGPAKPHGILPETIVEYVACGIPATAALAAATSVGAEVCGLGRSKGRLRPGFDADLLLVEGDPTSDVTVLRRPLAVYRAGAPARPR; translated from the coding sequence ATGCCGAGGCATGCTGTCCGGGCGGCGCGGATGTTCGACGGCGAGCGGCTGGTGGACGGTGGGGTGTTGGTCCTGCTGGACGATGGCCGCATCACCGAGGTGCACCGGGGCCGGGCCGAGCCGCCGGGCGGCTGGCCGGTACGCGACGAGCCGGACGGCACCGTGCTGCCCGGCCTGATCGACGCGCACGTGCATCTGTGCGCGGATGCCGGGCCCGACGCGCTCGGTCGGCTCGCCGAGCGTCCCGAGCCCGACCTCGACGCGGTCGTCGAGGCGTCACTGCGCGCGCACCTGGCGGCCGGCGTCACGACGGTCCGGGACCTGGGCGACCGGCGGGGCGCCGTGCTCCGGTGGCGGGATCGGGGAGTGCACGACGAGCTGCCGACGGTGCTGGGATCGGGCGCGCCGGTCACCAGCGTCGGCGGGCACTGCTGGTCGTTGGGGGGCGAGGCGAGCGGCGTCGACGGGATCCGCGAGGCCGTGCGGCTGCGGGCGGAGGCCGGCGCCGACCTGGTGAAGGTGATGGCCAGCGGCGGAGTGTTCACGCCCGGCACCGACACCAGCCGGCCCCAGTTCACCGACCAGGAGCTGACCGCCGCGCTGACCCGGGCGCACGAGCTGGGCCTACCGGTGACCGCGCACGCGCACGCGCTCGGCGCGGTCGAGCAGGCGCTGCGCGTCGGTGTCGACGGCATCGAGCACTGCACCTGCGTGACCGCGACCGGCGCGCACGTCCCCGACGAACTCGCCGACCGGCTGGCCACCGCCGGGGTGGCGGTCTGTGCCACGCTCGGCACCGACCCGGCCGTGGTCACGCCGCCGGAGGTGGTGGCGATGGCGGCGCGGGCCGGGCTCAGCGAGGCCACGCTGCGCGGCGGCGTCACCACCCTGCACCGGGCCGGGGTCCGCCTGGTGCCCGGCTCGGACGCCGGCCTCGGTCCGGCGAAGCCGCACGGGATCCTGCCAGAGACGATCGTCGAGTACGTAGCGTGCGGCATCCCGGCCACCGCCGCCCTCGCCGCGGCCACCTCGGTCGGTGCCGAGGTGTGCGGCCTGGGGCGGAGCAAGGGCCGCCTCCGCCCCGGCTTCGACGCCGACCTGCTGCTCGTGGAGGGCGACCCGACGAGCGACGTCACGGTACTGCGCCGCCCGCTCGCCGTCTACCGGGCCGGAGCCCCGGCGAGACCGCGGTAG